A genomic stretch from Flavobacterium nitratireducens includes:
- a CDS encoding DUF2911 domain-containing protein produces the protein MKKTKILSTIAFGLLLFTATSIQAQKFPGIDKSPMDATSYPNDYKIPVKIAKVVYSRPQLKGRSLNELAPNGKVWRTGANEATEITFYKDVFLGKTKIKAGTYSLFTIPGEKEWTIILNKDLNAWGSYSYKEANDVARLNVPTTQSEESLEAFSMVFTNAEKGMILNLGWDKTRVAIPFTE, from the coding sequence ATGAAAAAAACAAAAATCTTATCTACAATTGCTTTTGGATTGTTATTATTTACAGCTACCAGCATTCAAGCTCAAAAATTCCCAGGAATTGACAAAAGCCCAATGGATGCTACTTCATACCCAAATGATTATAAAATCCCTGTAAAAATTGCCAAAGTAGTGTATAGTCGTCCACAACTTAAAGGACGTAGTTTAAACGAACTAGCTCCTAATGGAAAAGTTTGGAGAACAGGTGCTAACGAAGCAACCGAAATTACATTTTACAAAGATGTCTTTTTAGGAAAAACTAAAATTAAGGCTGGAACCTATTCTTTATTCACCATTCCTGGAGAAAAAGAATGGACAATCATTTTAAACAAAGACCTTAATGCTTGGGGATCTTATTCGTATAAAGAAGCTAATGATGTCGCTAGACTAAATGTTCCTACAACACAATCAGAAGAATCACTGGAAGCTTTTTCTATGGTTTTCACCAATGCTGAAAAAGGAATGATCTTAAATTTGGGTTGGGATAAAACAAGAGTAGCGATTCCTTTTACAGAGTAA